One window of the Rhizobiaceae bacterium genome contains the following:
- a CDS encoding extracellular solute-binding protein, translated as MTNMENIITRRSLLKVAAATAGAAALGGTAPRAFAQSEEITIMTWETYHDDDWLAEWTAKSGVKVNAIRIGSNDETYAKLRSGAAEVDAFVLDIGSMQRFIEAKLMAPFDVSKVPNASNIASGLDWQKETTFDGQPRAVPYNWGTQPLMYNTETVKPAPMSWKIFWDPNHAGKVVMPDDAYIVFPMVALAIGAKDPYNLTEEEFEKCMQAFRDLRPQLRTLARGFDDATTIFASGDADVGYCQNISSVFALKDQGKPFDFSFPDEGTPTWIDCYALSESGAKRQVVYDFINETMTPQWQARFIQKSSNNGILDAAAATAAGLPEDSLNKTNIPALQDPKFWERMSFFKHPENVDRRLEIWNAFKAGTL; from the coding sequence ATGACGAACATGGAGAACATCATCACCCGGCGCTCGCTGCTGAAGGTCGCGGCGGCGACCGCCGGGGCGGCTGCCCTCGGCGGCACCGCGCCGCGCGCCTTCGCGCAGTCGGAAGAAATCACCATCATGACGTGGGAAACCTATCATGACGACGACTGGCTGGCCGAATGGACCGCGAAATCGGGTGTGAAGGTCAATGCCATCCGCATCGGCTCCAACGACGAAACCTATGCCAAGCTTCGCTCCGGCGCGGCCGAGGTGGATGCGTTCGTGCTCGACATCGGCTCGATGCAGCGCTTCATCGAGGCCAAGCTGATGGCGCCGTTCGACGTGTCGAAGGTGCCGAACGCGTCGAACATCGCCAGCGGCCTCGACTGGCAGAAGGAGACCACCTTCGACGGCCAGCCCCGGGCCGTGCCCTACAACTGGGGCACCCAGCCGCTGATGTACAATACCGAGACGGTCAAGCCGGCGCCTATGAGCTGGAAGATCTTCTGGGACCCGAACCATGCCGGCAAGGTGGTGATGCCGGACGATGCCTATATCGTATTCCCGATGGTGGCGCTCGCTATCGGCGCCAAGGACCCCTACAACCTCACCGAGGAGGAGTTCGAGAAGTGCATGCAGGCGTTCCGCGATCTGCGGCCGCAACTGCGTACGCTGGCCCGCGGCTTTGACGATGCGACGACCATCTTCGCCTCGGGCGATGCCGATGTCGGCTATTGCCAGAACATCTCGTCGGTGTTCGCCCTCAAGGATCAGGGCAAGCCGTTCGACTTCTCGTTCCCCGACGAAGGCACGCCGACCTGGATCGATTGCTATGCGTTGAGCGAGTCCGGCGCGAAGCGGCAGGTGGTCTACGATTTCATCAACGAGACAATGACGCCACAATGGCAGGCGCGGTTCATCCAGAAATCCTCCAACAACGGCATTCTCGATGCGGCGGCCGCGACGGCGGCCGGCCTACCGGAGGACAGTCTTAACAAGACCAACATCCCGGCCCTTCAGGACCCGAAGTTCTGGGAACGCATGTCGTTCTTCAAGCATCCCGAGAACGTCGATCGCCGTCTCGAGATCTGGAACGCCTTCAAGGCCGGCACCCTCTGA
- a CDS encoding LacI family transcriptional regulator, whose product MRAPRTKLDLRRPSLQDVARMAGVSAAAVSYVVNGRTTEVSAETSARIKDAIAKLKYQPQRRGLSLKLSREFAVGFVIMDSTPSFLADPFTTQIATGLCNAFVEPGYGLMLTGCRTLDDLRALLRRPVGVDAFVVMTSGPPAMRSEAYGILAESNLPLIITQENAPSEIDDACAIMQDDFGGAQMLTKHLTDRNAKRLLWVAPTRAWPAIERREAGIAAALPEGVTLERVECDEENFAETVAVIDRALDRHPFPDAILGANDQIAIAALKVLGHRGIDVPGGVQVTGYNDFVFRNYSTPLLTTITSCAYQIGQRAAQTMLARLEDGQFSERKIELSVKLNVGGTTLP is encoded by the coding sequence ATGAGAGCACCGCGCACGAAACTGGATCTGCGACGCCCCTCTCTCCAGGACGTCGCCAGGATGGCCGGCGTGTCGGCAGCCGCGGTTTCCTATGTGGTCAACGGCCGCACGACCGAGGTGAGCGCCGAAACGAGCGCGCGGATCAAGGACGCCATCGCGAAACTCAAATACCAGCCGCAGAGACGCGGGCTCAGCCTCAAGCTCAGCCGTGAATTCGCAGTGGGTTTCGTCATCATGGATTCGACACCGAGTTTCCTCGCGGACCCCTTCACCACGCAGATCGCCACTGGCCTTTGCAATGCTTTCGTGGAGCCCGGATACGGGCTGATGCTGACCGGCTGCCGCACGCTGGATGATCTTCGTGCCCTGCTCAGGCGGCCGGTCGGCGTCGACGCCTTCGTGGTGATGACATCGGGACCACCGGCAATGCGCAGCGAAGCCTACGGGATTCTTGCCGAATCCAATCTGCCGCTGATCATCACCCAGGAGAACGCGCCGAGCGAAATCGACGACGCGTGCGCCATCATGCAGGACGACTTCGGCGGCGCGCAGATGCTGACGAAACATCTGACGGACCGCAACGCGAAACGCCTGCTTTGGGTGGCGCCGACGCGCGCCTGGCCCGCTATCGAACGCCGCGAGGCCGGCATAGCGGCCGCTCTGCCTGAAGGCGTGACGCTCGAACGCGTGGAGTGCGACGAGGAGAACTTTGCCGAGACGGTGGCCGTCATCGACCGCGCGCTGGATCGCCATCCGTTTCCCGATGCGATCCTCGGCGCCAATGACCAGATCGCTATCGCTGCGCTCAAGGTGCTCGGCCATCGCGGCATCGACGTGCCGGGCGGCGTGCAGGTGACGGGTTACAACGACTTCGTATTCCGCAACTATTCGACGCCCCTTCTGACGACGATCACCTCCTGCGCCTATCAGATCGGACAACGGGCCGCTCAGACGATGCTCGCCAGACTCGAGGACGGCCAGTTCTCGGAACGGAAGATCGAGCTTTCGGTGAAGCTGAACGTGGGCGGGACGACCCTCCCCTGA
- a CDS encoding IclR family transcriptional regulator translates to MSADDGESGGPRIQSLARADAILTAVMQHDGPAPLSMVADAVGLNKTTVFNLAESLVALGFLARTRSPKGYVVGLRCLELGRHVSSRLPVLEASMPAMLDLCRMTRETVNLALPYLHEAILVESLESGHGVRATAYAGAKSSYHSSACGKALFAFFPEERRRWHYEHVGLERVTEFTICDPELLEAQLADIRAKGFATEVQENELGAACIGMPIFGPFNEIVAAISVAGVLQRMTPQRIEEIRLELARHTKAISQTLARG, encoded by the coding sequence ATGTCGGCTGATGACGGCGAAAGCGGCGGGCCGCGCATTCAATCTCTGGCGCGTGCCGACGCCATTCTCACGGCGGTGATGCAGCACGACGGACCAGCGCCGCTTTCCATGGTTGCCGATGCGGTAGGGCTGAACAAGACGACAGTTTTCAATCTCGCCGAAAGCCTTGTCGCGCTCGGTTTCCTGGCCCGCACAAGATCGCCGAAAGGATATGTTGTCGGGCTGCGCTGCCTGGAACTCGGCAGGCATGTCAGCAGCCGCCTGCCGGTGCTGGAGGCCAGCATGCCGGCCATGCTCGATCTTTGCCGGATGACGCGCGAGACGGTGAATCTTGCGCTTCCCTATCTGCACGAGGCGATTCTCGTGGAATCGCTGGAAAGCGGGCATGGCGTGAGGGCGACCGCCTATGCCGGAGCGAAATCCAGCTACCATTCCAGCGCGTGCGGGAAGGCGTTGTTCGCGTTCTTTCCCGAGGAACGCCGCCGCTGGCACTACGAGCATGTCGGCCTGGAGCGGGTGACGGAATTCACGATATGCGACCCGGAATTGCTCGAAGCCCAGCTTGCCGACATCCGCGCGAAGGGATTCGCGACGGAAGTCCAGGAGAATGAGCTCGGCGCTGCATGTATCGGCATGCCTATTTTCGGCCCCTTCAACGAAATCGTGGCCGCGATCAGTGTCGCGGGCGTCCTCCAGCGTATGACACCCCAGCGGATCGAAGAAATCCGGCTTGAACTCGCCCGCCATACGAAGGCCATCAGCCAGACACTCGCGCGCGGCTGA
- a CDS encoding pyridoxal-dependent decarboxylase, producing MESHAQHPQLTETAPRTTETLDPPDWAHITALAHRIVDDAVTHIGTVRERPVWQPMPDHMEAMFSAPAPELPTPVEEVYTLVRQNVLAYPMGNIHPCFWAWFMGAGNFTGALADFIAAVQGSNLGGGSHAAALVDQQVVGWLRDMVGLPPTASGTLVNGGSMANLIGLTVARNAMADVDLREEGLTALERPLRFYASDQVHSCHRKAVETLGVGNKALRRVATDAAYRIDVPALREAIREDRAKGFQPACIIGTAGTVNTGAVDDLVALADLAAEERLWFHVDGCIGALVSLAPQNAWRVKGIERADSIALDPHKWLHAPFEVGCALIRDRASHRQTFAVSPEYLKSSVRGLASGTFLHEFGLQTSRGFGALKVWMSIMEQGTAKFGRLIDQNIAQARYLADLIRARPPLELLVEPDLNIVCFRFAPPGMGEEALKALNTEIMIRLQETGVAALSDTTIGGRHCLRAAICNHRTRYEDLDLIVAEVLRVGATGIDPRR from the coding sequence ATGGAAAGCCACGCCCAGCATCCTCAGCTCACGGAAACGGCACCGCGCACGACCGAGACGCTCGATCCGCCGGACTGGGCGCACATCACGGCGCTGGCCCATCGGATCGTCGACGACGCGGTGACCCATATCGGCACGGTGCGGGAACGGCCGGTCTGGCAGCCTATGCCGGATCACATGGAGGCGATGTTCAGCGCGCCGGCTCCGGAACTGCCGACGCCTGTCGAGGAGGTCTATACGCTTGTACGCCAAAACGTGCTCGCCTATCCGATGGGCAACATACATCCCTGCTTCTGGGCGTGGTTCATGGGAGCCGGGAATTTCACCGGCGCGCTCGCGGACTTCATCGCCGCCGTGCAAGGGTCCAACCTAGGTGGAGGCAGTCATGCCGCGGCCCTCGTGGACCAGCAGGTCGTCGGCTGGCTGCGCGACATGGTCGGTTTGCCGCCTACCGCGAGCGGCACGCTGGTGAACGGCGGTTCCATGGCCAATCTGATCGGCCTGACGGTAGCCCGCAATGCGATGGCAGACGTCGATCTGCGGGAAGAAGGCCTGACTGCGCTTGAACGGCCGCTGCGGTTCTATGCCTCCGATCAGGTGCATTCCTGCCATCGCAAAGCGGTCGAGACGCTCGGCGTCGGCAACAAGGCGCTGCGGCGCGTAGCGACGGACGCCGCATACCGCATCGACGTTCCAGCCCTGCGCGAGGCTATCAGGGAAGACCGCGCGAAAGGCTTCCAACCGGCCTGCATCATCGGCACGGCAGGCACCGTGAACACGGGCGCCGTGGACGACCTTGTCGCGCTGGCTGACCTCGCGGCGGAAGAGCGGCTATGGTTCCATGTCGACGGCTGCATCGGTGCGCTGGTTTCGCTGGCGCCGCAGAACGCCTGGCGTGTGAAAGGCATCGAACGCGCCGATTCCATCGCGCTCGATCCGCACAAATGGCTGCATGCGCCTTTCGAGGTCGGCTGCGCGCTGATCCGCGATCGCGCCAGCCATCGGCAGACATTCGCCGTCTCCCCGGAATACCTGAAGAGCAGCGTCCGCGGACTCGCCTCGGGGACGTTCCTGCATGAGTTCGGCCTGCAGACCAGCCGCGGCTTCGGGGCGCTGAAGGTATGGATGTCGATCATGGAGCAGGGCACCGCCAAATTCGGCCGCCTCATCGACCAGAACATCGCGCAGGCGCGATATCTGGCCGATCTGATCCGCGCTCGTCCGCCGCTCGAACTGCTGGTCGAGCCGGACCTTAACATCGTCTGCTTCCGGTTCGCACCGCCCGGCATGGGAGAAGAGGCGCTCAAGGCCCTAAACACGGAGATCATGATCCGTCTTCAGGAGACTGGCGTTGCGGCCTTGTCCGATACGACGATCGGCGGCAGACACTGTCTGCGGGCCGCCATCTGCAACCACCGCACCCGCTACGAGGATCTCGACCTGATCGTCGCAGAGGTGTTGAGGGTGGGAGCGACAGGGATCGACCCGCGTAGGTAG